From one Lactiplantibacillus paraplantarum genomic stretch:
- a CDS encoding NUDIX hydrolase, translated as MANYIKEIRALVGHKPIILNTAAGILVNDQQQVLLNLRTDTHNWSLPGGYLEYGETYATACVREYKEDSGIDVEVVDRIAIFDKGETAYPNGDVAQTISALFLVNPIGGHVLTQATDETLKLDYFDFDNLPPLLNQQNADMIHAAQEYLQTHSATK; from the coding sequence ATGGCAAATTACATTAAAGAAATTCGGGCTTTGGTTGGTCACAAACCAATCATTTTGAATACGGCCGCTGGTATTTTAGTCAACGATCAGCAACAAGTCTTACTGAATCTTCGTACCGATACGCACAACTGGAGCTTACCTGGTGGCTATCTGGAATATGGTGAAACATATGCCACGGCCTGCGTACGAGAGTATAAGGAAGATAGTGGCATTGATGTCGAAGTTGTTGATCGGATTGCCATCTTTGACAAAGGCGAGACAGCTTATCCCAACGGCGATGTGGCCCAAACAATCAGTGCGCTCTTTCTTGTAAACCCCATTGGCGGCCATGTTCTAACCCAAGCCACCGACGAAACACTCAAACTCGACTACTTTGACTTCGACAACTTGCCGCCATTGTTAAATCAACAAAATGCAGATATGATTCACGCCGCCCAGGAATATTTACAGACCCATTCGGCAACCAAATAA
- a CDS encoding gamma-glutamyl-gamma-aminobutyrate hydrolase family protein: MVKPIIGIAPGVVTVNSQMFPGRVRDYVNRDYLKSVTDNGGVPLVLPVTTDATTIERYVGMIDGLLLCGGADVASLTYGEEPQPKLGGVNPERDQYEIALIRATHAVGKPVFGICRGLQILNVCYGGNLYQDMSELPAGQGTLKHMQGQLAAYGMHHVKVVPGTTLAEYLGTTSDAIAVNSFHHQAVKQVATGFQVVAQSADQVVEAIEATAGGLQLGVQWHPEMMQQVNSVQARLFAAFVRACVA, encoded by the coding sequence ATGGTTAAACCGATAATTGGAATCGCACCAGGCGTTGTGACAGTGAACAGCCAGATGTTCCCAGGGCGGGTCCGTGATTATGTGAATCGTGATTATTTGAAATCAGTAACGGATAATGGCGGTGTGCCATTGGTATTACCGGTAACGACCGACGCAACGACGATTGAACGATACGTTGGAATGATCGATGGTCTATTACTTTGTGGTGGTGCAGATGTGGCCTCATTGACGTATGGGGAGGAACCCCAGCCTAAATTGGGTGGGGTAAATCCGGAACGGGATCAGTATGAAATTGCGCTGATTCGTGCCACCCACGCCGTTGGTAAACCGGTGTTCGGTATCTGTCGGGGCTTACAAATCTTAAACGTGTGTTATGGTGGCAATCTTTATCAGGATATGAGTGAATTACCAGCTGGTCAGGGTACCTTAAAACATATGCAAGGACAATTGGCCGCTTACGGCATGCATCACGTGAAGGTCGTACCAGGTACGACCTTAGCTGAATATTTAGGCACCACTAGTGACGCAATCGCAGTCAATTCATTTCATCATCAGGCCGTGAAACAGGTGGCAACGGGCTTTCAAGTGGTGGCCCAAAGTGCGGATCAGGTTGTTGAAGCAATTGAGGCGACAGCTGGTGGTCTACAGTTGGGGGTTCAGTGGCATCCAGAAATGATGCAACAGGTAAACTCCGTGCAGGCGCGGTTGTTTGCGGCGTTTGTGCGAGCTTGTGTGGCGTAG
- a CDS encoding cation-transporting P-type ATPase — translation MINDNNQSLNPNEEQNDTQNPPDADNLWQLDESALATKYATDPENGLSTAEAADRLQHDGRNELETKRTSRFVQFIKQFNNSIIYILAAAAVLTFFMHHYSDSIVIGLVIIANAIIGYVQERQAGNALERIREMLISKNFVIRDGKKLEIDARELVVGDLVNLEAGDAVPADMRLISADNFNVQESVLTGETNPVEKQEEPMSEDALALADRKNMVYASTAVTSGSAFGIVTATAEDTEIGHIQQSVSDVKQTTTPLMRNLNSLGVGLSIAIVVAAVLLFLLGMVMDTYSLPTLLIAVITMVVGSMPEGLPASTSVVLAMGTRQMTKKNVIVKSLPAVETLGAVDIVNTDKTGTLTKNEMTVTKVVTPEHTFDVTGVGYDDNGGVNFDGHLKLNGKQVDWHQDSAMEWLVKIAGQTTDAELHFENNRWELTGEPTDGALTTLYRKMTGHDPEVEEIESLPFDSAFRFSARLADLDGQRLLMVKGSPATVLRLTDQANQTAYWDNAMDDLTADGLRVVALAYQVVDDDVTTIDAQAIGGLHLAGLVGIIDPPREEAATAIAELRQAGVQVKMITGDHPDTAMAIANKLNLAANVNAITGPEIDAMDDQQLQARIDDYNVFARATPNNKLRIVRAQQANNHVVSMTGDGVNDAPALKQADIGVAMGIKGTEVAKESADMVLADDDFADIVAAVREGRHVFDNIRKTIRFLLPTSFAEGLVVIISILMGHELPLYPTQLLWINMVSALTIQFAFIFEPPEAGIMARGPRNVKSGLLSKLDYFEIGYVSFLISGLGIFAYNYLTALGLPNVVGSTMSLNIIIFGKIFYLFNLRNDHPVISKYFFQNKMAFYIIGILILLQLGIIYLPFMQSVFHTTSINFWYGWGIPIVCGIVVLIVTEIGKFIRFRWMGKDGVID, via the coding sequence ATGATAAATGATAACAACCAGTCGTTGAATCCTAACGAGGAGCAAAACGACACCCAGAACCCTCCCGATGCAGATAACTTATGGCAGCTTGATGAATCAGCCTTAGCCACTAAGTACGCGACTGATCCTGAAAATGGATTGAGCACTGCTGAAGCTGCCGACCGTTTACAACATGACGGTCGCAACGAACTGGAAACTAAGCGTACATCCCGGTTCGTCCAATTCATCAAGCAGTTTAATAATAGTATTATCTACATTTTGGCCGCAGCGGCGGTCTTAACGTTCTTCATGCACCACTATTCTGATTCCATCGTTATCGGGCTCGTCATTATTGCTAACGCGATTATTGGCTATGTTCAAGAACGTCAAGCTGGTAATGCGCTAGAACGAATTCGAGAAATGTTGATTTCTAAAAACTTCGTCATCCGTGATGGTAAAAAGTTAGAAATTGACGCTCGTGAGCTAGTCGTTGGTGATTTAGTTAATTTGGAAGCTGGCGATGCCGTGCCTGCAGATATGCGTCTTATTTCTGCGGATAACTTTAACGTGCAGGAATCCGTTCTAACTGGGGAAACTAATCCCGTTGAAAAACAGGAAGAGCCCATGTCAGAAGATGCCCTAGCTTTAGCTGACCGCAAAAACATGGTCTACGCATCAACTGCAGTTACTAGTGGTTCAGCGTTCGGAATTGTCACGGCTACCGCCGAAGATACCGAAATTGGCCACATCCAGCAATCTGTTAGTGACGTTAAACAAACAACTACCCCGCTGATGCGTAACTTGAATTCATTAGGGGTGGGCTTATCCATCGCCATTGTGGTAGCAGCTGTCTTGTTATTCCTGTTAGGAATGGTCATGGACACCTATAGTTTGCCAACTTTACTAATCGCAGTCATTACGATGGTGGTTGGCTCGATGCCAGAAGGATTGCCGGCTAGTACTTCGGTGGTCTTAGCCATGGGGACCCGACAGATGACAAAGAAAAACGTTATCGTCAAGTCACTGCCCGCCGTGGAAACTTTAGGTGCCGTAGATATCGTTAACACCGATAAGACTGGGACGTTGACCAAGAATGAAATGACAGTCACTAAGGTCGTGACACCCGAGCACACGTTTGACGTGACCGGGGTCGGCTATGATGACAACGGTGGTGTTAACTTCGATGGTCATCTTAAGCTCAACGGTAAGCAGGTCGACTGGCACCAAGATAGCGCGATGGAATGGCTCGTGAAGATTGCCGGGCAAACGACCGACGCTGAGTTGCATTTTGAAAACAATCGCTGGGAACTGACCGGTGAACCAACTGATGGTGCCTTGACAACGCTGTATCGTAAAATGACTGGTCATGATCCTGAGGTTGAAGAAATCGAATCATTACCATTCGACTCCGCCTTCCGTTTTTCTGCTCGCCTAGCCGACTTAGATGGTCAACGCTTACTGATGGTCAAGGGCTCACCCGCGACCGTCCTGCGTTTAACTGACCAAGCTAACCAAACGGCATACTGGGATAACGCTATGGACGACTTAACCGCTGATGGCTTACGCGTGGTGGCGTTAGCTTACCAAGTTGTGGACGATGACGTGACCACCATTGATGCACAAGCCATTGGTGGGCTGCATTTAGCCGGCTTAGTTGGAATCATTGACCCACCTCGTGAAGAAGCGGCGACCGCGATCGCCGAATTACGGCAAGCAGGCGTGCAAGTTAAAATGATCACGGGGGACCACCCTGATACGGCGATGGCAATTGCCAACAAGTTAAACTTGGCCGCCAACGTCAACGCGATTACTGGTCCTGAAATTGACGCAATGGATGATCAGCAGTTGCAAGCACGCATCGATGATTATAATGTCTTCGCGCGGGCAACACCGAATAACAAATTACGGATTGTTCGTGCCCAACAGGCCAATAATCACGTCGTTTCGATGACTGGTGATGGGGTCAACGACGCCCCGGCCCTCAAGCAAGCCGATATTGGGGTTGCCATGGGAATCAAGGGGACCGAAGTTGCTAAGGAATCCGCCGATATGGTTCTGGCCGACGATGACTTTGCTGATATCGTCGCCGCCGTTCGTGAAGGGCGCCACGTCTTCGATAACATTCGTAAGACGATTCGCTTCTTACTCCCAACTAGTTTCGCGGAAGGTCTCGTTGTCATCATTAGCATTCTAATGGGCCACGAGCTCCCACTGTACCCGACGCAATTACTGTGGATCAACATGGTGTCCGCGTTAACCATTCAGTTCGCGTTCATCTTTGAGCCACCCGAGGCCGGCATCATGGCCCGGGGTCCCCGAAATGTTAAGTCTGGGTTGTTGTCAAAACTGGATTACTTTGAAATCGGCTATGTCTCCTTCTTAATTTCTGGATTGGGGATCTTCGCCTACAACTACTTGACTGCACTTGGGCTACCAAACGTCGTCGGCAGTACCATGTCACTGAACATCATCATCTTTGGTAAGATTTTCTACCTCTTCAACTTGCGGAATGACCACCCTGTCATTTCCAAGTACTTCTTCCAAAATAAGATGGCGTTCTACATCATTGGTATTCTGATTCTCTTACAATTGGGAATCATTTACCTACCATTCATGCAATCCGTCTTCCATACGACTAGCATCAACTTCTGGTATGGTTGGGGCATCCCGATTGTTTGCGGGATCGTCGTCTTGATTGTGACCGAGATTGGAAAGTTTATTCGGTTCCGATGGATGGGCAAAGATGGCGTGATTGATTAG
- a CDS encoding nucleoside phosphorylase yields MTTKLALLQYDPEPAAVVAPDMDGRFTVPDKLLYIFTGDDYFQKFVTQYHGCRLGHFDTVTKISWVYQIIYHGQKLAVAQAPLGAPAATMYLEMLIDFGAQTVIAVGSCGALTALPECQLLVPTVALRDEGTSFHYLPAANWVPLDPRAMRAIGVTLTKAQVSWQMVKTWTTDAFFRETVTKVQAVRQQGCQVVEMECSALAACTAFRQVAFGQLLYTADTLAQLDHYDPRDWGKGGVFTAIELAAQSLLNY; encoded by the coding sequence ATGACTACTAAGTTAGCACTATTACAATATGATCCAGAGCCGGCAGCGGTGGTTGCACCAGACATGGATGGCCGCTTTACTGTTCCAGACAAACTACTCTACATATTTACTGGTGACGATTATTTTCAAAAATTTGTCACTCAGTATCACGGGTGCCGGTTAGGGCACTTCGATACGGTCACTAAAATCAGCTGGGTTTATCAAATCATTTACCATGGTCAAAAGTTAGCGGTAGCGCAAGCTCCCTTGGGTGCCCCGGCCGCAACGATGTACTTAGAAATGTTGATTGATTTTGGTGCTCAAACTGTTATTGCGGTTGGTAGTTGTGGTGCATTGACTGCATTACCGGAGTGTCAATTATTAGTGCCAACGGTGGCTTTACGGGATGAGGGCACCTCTTTTCACTATCTGCCAGCAGCTAATTGGGTGCCGCTTGATCCAAGAGCCATGCGAGCAATTGGGGTAACTTTGACTAAAGCCCAAGTCTCGTGGCAAATGGTCAAAACGTGGACGACGGATGCTTTCTTTCGTGAGACCGTGACTAAAGTCCAAGCCGTCCGCCAGCAAGGTTGCCAAGTTGTTGAAATGGAATGTTCGGCCCTAGCCGCTTGTACCGCGTTTCGGCAAGTTGCCTTTGGACAGTTATTATATACGGCGGACACCTTAGCACAATTAGATCACTATGATCCGCGAGATTGGGGTAAGGGGGGCGTCTTTACCGCTATTGAATTGGCAGCACAGAGTTTATTGAATTATTGA
- a CDS encoding alpha/beta fold hydrolase gives MHFITSDHVQLDYTDEGQGQPIVILTGFGGAKDIWRAQIPVLIQAGYRVINLDGRCQGLSEHTAKGLRMSRRAVDAHELIEKLQLEQPILLGNSMGAATWFAYVSLYGDMGIKALIDVDQTPKMINTPHWQYGFKQVQWQDIPDYFRMPLGHSTFKHIDDATYTRVKAVEAQAPFDAKLMFPLLVNHAVQDWRDVIRQLTVPFLIIAGAKSPFFNPDFAAVTAQMALRGQSVVIPEAGHIVMAEQSAAFNKALLEFLATF, from the coding sequence ATGCATTTTATCACGTCAGATCACGTTCAGTTAGATTATACGGATGAAGGCCAGGGGCAGCCAATCGTTATTTTGACGGGATTTGGTGGCGCTAAGGATATTTGGCGCGCTCAAATCCCGGTACTGATTCAGGCGGGCTACCGGGTCATTAATTTAGATGGGCGGTGCCAAGGTTTATCTGAGCACACGGCGAAAGGCTTACGTATGAGTCGTCGCGCGGTGGATGCGCATGAATTGATTGAAAAATTACAACTCGAACAACCAATTTTACTCGGTAATTCGATGGGGGCCGCGACTTGGTTTGCGTACGTGTCATTGTATGGTGATATGGGAATTAAGGCCCTGATCGACGTGGATCAGACGCCGAAGATGATCAATACACCCCACTGGCAATATGGGTTCAAGCAGGTTCAATGGCAGGATATTCCGGACTACTTTAGAATGCCGCTGGGACACTCGACATTCAAGCACATTGATGATGCGACGTATACGCGCGTCAAGGCAGTGGAAGCGCAGGCACCGTTCGATGCGAAATTAATGTTTCCGTTGTTGGTCAACCATGCGGTTCAGGATTGGCGGGATGTGATTCGCCAATTGACCGTACCGTTCTTGATCATTGCGGGTGCCAAGTCACCGTTCTTCAATCCCGACTTTGCGGCAGTGACTGCTCAAATGGCACTACGAGGACAGAGTGTGGTCATTCCGGAAGCTGGTCATATCGTGATGGCGGAACAGTCGGCAGCATTTAATAAGGCGTTGTTGGAATTTTTGGCGACGTTCTAA
- a CDS encoding amino acid permease, whose product MQRKLSTGQMQMIALGGTIGVGLFMGSSSTIKWTGPSVLIAYIVSGAFLYLIMRALGEMLYVDPNTGSFAKFASEYIHPVFGYLTAWSNIFQFVVVGMSEMIALGGYCRYWWPNLPDWIPGLIAIVFLCAANLISVKMFGTLETWFSLIKVVTIILMIIAGLGLIIFGFGNGGHPIGISNLWTHGGFFTGGVKGFVFALAIVLASYQGIELIGVTAGEAENPQSTIVKAIRSTVARILIFYVGAIFVIVSIYPWDKLSQIGSPFVQTFAKIGITAAASIINFVVITASLSGTNSGIYSASRMTYTLAESHQLPKKMTLLNRHGVPFYAVIAIATGILIGVVLNVVLPMFFKDAGEIFVMVYSSSVLPGMVPWFVILVSQIAFRKQNAAKMANHPFKMPLSPYSNYLTLAFLALTLVFMFINPETRYSILVGVVFLVIMTLIYFHKYAGNKEETL is encoded by the coding sequence ATGCAGAGAAAATTAAGTACGGGCCAGATGCAAATGATTGCACTGGGCGGCACGATCGGAGTGGGTCTGTTTATGGGATCCAGCTCAACGATCAAGTGGACCGGGCCGTCAGTGCTAATTGCGTACATCGTATCAGGGGCCTTTCTATACCTGATTATGCGGGCACTAGGTGAGATGTTGTATGTCGATCCGAATACCGGTTCGTTTGCCAAGTTTGCTTCTGAATATATTCACCCCGTTTTTGGATACTTGACGGCCTGGAGCAACATTTTTCAGTTCGTCGTCGTTGGGATGAGTGAAATGATTGCACTAGGCGGTTACTGCCGGTATTGGTGGCCGAACTTACCAGATTGGATTCCGGGTCTAATTGCCATTGTGTTCTTATGTGCGGCCAACCTGATCTCGGTTAAAATGTTTGGAACGCTGGAAACCTGGTTCTCACTTATTAAAGTGGTGACGATTATTCTGATGATTATTGCCGGTTTAGGTCTGATTATTTTCGGATTTGGTAATGGTGGTCATCCAATTGGCATCAGTAATCTATGGACCCATGGTGGTTTCTTCACTGGTGGGGTGAAGGGCTTTGTCTTCGCGCTAGCAATCGTGTTGGCGTCGTATCAAGGGATTGAACTGATCGGGGTCACAGCTGGTGAAGCTGAAAATCCACAAAGCACGATCGTTAAAGCGATTCGTTCAACGGTTGCCCGGATTTTAATCTTTTACGTCGGCGCCATCTTCGTAATTGTCAGCATTTACCCCTGGGATAAGTTAAGCCAGATCGGTTCACCATTTGTACAGACGTTTGCCAAGATTGGGATAACCGCCGCGGCTTCGATTATCAACTTCGTGGTTATTACGGCCTCCTTATCGGGAACAAATTCTGGAATTTATAGTGCGAGCCGAATGACTTACACGTTGGCGGAAAGTCATCAGTTACCAAAGAAGATGACGCTGTTAAACCGACACGGTGTTCCGTTTTATGCTGTGATTGCGATTGCGACCGGGATTCTAATTGGGGTCGTCTTGAACGTTGTGTTACCAATGTTTTTCAAGGACGCTGGTGAGATATTCGTGATGGTTTACAGTTCGAGTGTCTTGCCCGGTATGGTACCGTGGTTTGTTATTCTAGTGAGTCAAATTGCGTTTCGTAAGCAAAACGCAGCCAAGATGGCGAACCATCCTTTTAAAATGCCATTATCACCCTATTCAAATTATTTAACGTTGGCCTTCCTCGCGTTAACACTGGTCTTCATGTTTATTAATCCAGAAACGCGCTACTCAATTTTAGTCGGTGTTGTATTTCTGGTCATCATGACATTGATTTATTTCCATAAATACGCCGGTAACAAGGAAGAAACGTTGTAA
- a CDS encoding HIRAN domain-containing protein, whose product MERIEAGMSVMTLKKQTYRVIAVINQGQELLVRAHEPETADIEIIPATTVVQVTEQNSTDDAAVALDTVTVVGERYVDDIVATLTTLRVGMAVLLQRESGNQYDDNAISVWTLQHAKLGYIARYQNQPYAALIDQGQRLYGVVTVLDQQKQHLELMLWRTTAVPSPIEALQIRQRLAKPRTNLGAVPTHSLQTPLGTIVMMCNGHPIKYQQVPLSPWLTPADELHVTKRYLLTPDWSQVPPDSLITCQVTAKADVVQRWQNEHISAAVLTNASSFYVVGISAQTKTGLNDNLVADAAQPTVIYRVGQVSAHMQAGFMVSWAPFGDPRVQPALKLALHFSSQPLVPYHPVTPSRTNATFTQQELAALLVSALPNYQGGQRLEPSVTAITVEKLRQTLGDQTYHALANYQRHVQLVAGSTEGVNETLLQALIHAVTYHELTTMHYYQPTVGMVDQVIYPIQLFSTTTKDEDDAQLVGCLALYNYETFEIQQVPLTAIARIAIIADPEHPQTTPETESPDWLRIFLHGWNDDF is encoded by the coding sequence ATGGAACGAATTGAAGCTGGCATGAGCGTAATGACGTTGAAGAAGCAGACCTATCGGGTTATCGCTGTGATTAATCAGGGGCAAGAACTGTTAGTTCGCGCCCACGAGCCAGAAACAGCTGACATTGAAATAATTCCAGCGACTACAGTTGTTCAAGTAACTGAACAAAATTCAACAGACGATGCAGCCGTCGCATTGGATACAGTCACGGTCGTTGGCGAACGGTATGTCGATGATATTGTGGCAACGTTAACGACGCTCAGAGTGGGTATGGCGGTGTTGCTCCAGCGAGAAAGTGGCAATCAATACGATGATAATGCCATCTCAGTGTGGACGTTGCAACATGCTAAGTTAGGCTACATTGCCCGGTATCAGAACCAGCCGTACGCGGCACTGATAGATCAGGGGCAACGATTGTATGGCGTTGTGACGGTATTGGATCAGCAAAAACAGCATCTTGAATTGATGCTATGGCGGACTACTGCAGTCCCAAGTCCGATTGAGGCCTTGCAAATCCGCCAACGATTGGCTAAGCCGAGGACAAATTTAGGGGCAGTGCCAACGCATTCGTTACAGACACCGTTAGGAACAATTGTCATGATGTGTAATGGTCACCCGATTAAGTATCAGCAGGTTCCGTTATCGCCATGGTTGACGCCCGCTGATGAATTACACGTTACCAAACGTTATCTATTAACGCCCGATTGGTCACAAGTACCGCCGGACAGCCTCATTACTTGTCAAGTGACGGCGAAGGCCGACGTGGTTCAGCGGTGGCAAAATGAACACATTTCAGCAGCGGTCTTAACGAACGCCAGTAGCTTTTATGTGGTCGGTATCAGTGCTCAAACCAAGACGGGATTGAATGATAACTTGGTCGCTGATGCTGCGCAACCCACGGTTATTTACCGGGTTGGCCAGGTTAGTGCTCATATGCAGGCCGGCTTTATGGTCAGCTGGGCGCCGTTTGGTGATCCGCGCGTGCAACCAGCACTGAAATTAGCATTGCACTTCTCCTCGCAACCGCTAGTTCCTTACCATCCAGTAACACCTAGTCGCACCAACGCGACGTTTACGCAGCAAGAGTTGGCAGCCTTGTTAGTCTCCGCATTACCAAATTATCAGGGTGGTCAACGCTTAGAACCAAGCGTGACAGCGATAACGGTAGAAAAATTGCGTCAGACGTTAGGTGATCAGACGTATCATGCGCTGGCGAATTATCAGCGTCATGTTCAGCTAGTTGCGGGTAGTACGGAAGGTGTCAACGAGACCTTGTTACAGGCGTTGATTCATGCAGTCACGTATCATGAGTTGACGACCATGCACTATTACCAGCCGACTGTAGGGATGGTCGACCAGGTTATTTATCCGATTCAATTATTTAGCACCACGACTAAGGATGAGGATGATGCACAATTAGTGGGCTGCTTAGCGCTTTACAATTACGAAACGTTTGAAATCCAACAGGTGCCGCTGACGGCAATTGCTCGTATCGCGATTATTGCCGATCCGGAGCATCCCCAGACAACACCGGAGACGGAAAGTCCGGATTGGTTACGCATATTCTTACATGGGTGGAATGACGATTTTTGA
- a CDS encoding PspC domain-containing protein, giving the protein MKINIHRSANNRVIAGVIGGIAEHFNWNTNVTRLLFVILAITPMFPGIIAYLVLWLLMKDPTED; this is encoded by the coding sequence ATGAAAATCAATATTCATCGTTCAGCAAACAATCGAGTGATTGCTGGAGTGATCGGTGGGATTGCCGAACATTTTAATTGGAATACTAACGTGACACGTTTACTGTTTGTCATTTTAGCCATCACCCCAATGTTTCCCGGCATTATTGCCTACCTGGTTCTCTGGTTATTGATGAAGGACCCTACTGAAGACTAA
- the cytX gene encoding putative hydroxymethylpyrimidine transporter CytX — protein MKHGGIFRSQFLLWLGAAISIAEILTGTLMAPLGLTRGLAAIVLGHLIGCGLFLVPAGYLGAKLHQSALASAQLAFGRGGVLLASGLNALQLVGWTAVMIVNAQLAMNSISGKLFGFRSPLLMATIVAILIIAWLLMGSQLLFKINNAVVGLLVLGTVLMLVMVFMAPTTSQSISTASMTFGQAVELNVTMALSWLPLIGDYTQRVDRPLPVALVSAGGYMLGSLVMFVTGLLVVLRTGQTDITALLTRSGLGLVALLIIVFSTVTTTFLDTYSAATSLANLTGSRHVNRLAVGVTVVGLLIALTVAMTYYQNFLYLIGSVFTPLYAIIFVTYFVRHATLPYWLNFCWWVVGIVAYYQLQTIDFIGGTTLLVLVGLSIAVWLTGIIVKPTALRYRELSH, from the coding sequence ATGAAACATGGCGGGATTTTTCGGAGCCAATTTTTACTGTGGCTCGGTGCGGCTATCTCAATTGCCGAAATCTTAACAGGTACGCTGATGGCACCACTGGGGCTGACACGCGGATTGGCTGCGATTGTATTGGGGCACTTGATCGGCTGTGGTCTGTTCTTGGTTCCAGCCGGCTATTTGGGGGCTAAACTGCACCAGTCTGCGTTAGCGTCAGCCCAACTGGCTTTTGGTCGCGGCGGAGTGTTACTAGCGTCAGGGCTCAACGCCTTGCAACTCGTTGGCTGGACGGCGGTGATGATCGTCAATGCTCAGTTAGCCATGAATAGTATTAGTGGAAAGCTATTTGGCTTTCGAAGTCCGCTACTAATGGCAACGATCGTGGCGATTTTGATTATTGCGTGGTTGCTTATGGGCAGTCAGTTACTGTTCAAAATCAACAATGCCGTTGTAGGCTTGTTGGTGCTCGGGACGGTGTTAATGCTCGTAATGGTATTTATGGCACCGACAACTAGTCAGTCGATATCAACGGCTAGTATGACGTTTGGGCAAGCAGTTGAATTGAACGTTACGATGGCACTCTCATGGTTGCCACTAATTGGTGATTATACCCAGCGTGTTGATCGTCCTTTACCGGTCGCACTAGTCAGCGCGGGTGGCTATATGCTAGGCAGCTTAGTGATGTTTGTGACGGGACTACTAGTTGTGTTACGGACAGGTCAGACTGATATCACGGCATTGCTGACACGGTCCGGTTTAGGATTGGTTGCATTGCTGATTATCGTTTTTTCAACGGTGACGACGACATTTTTAGATACTTATTCGGCCGCCACGAGTTTGGCTAATCTGACCGGTAGTCGCCATGTTAATCGATTAGCCGTTGGTGTGACGGTAGTTGGGCTATTGATTGCGCTGACGGTTGCCATGACTTATTATCAGAACTTCCTGTATTTGATTGGTTCGGTCTTCACGCCGCTATATGCTATTATTTTCGTCACGTACTTTGTGCGGCACGCCACGTTACCATACTGGTTGAACTTTTGCTGGTGGGTTGTGGGAATTGTCGCCTATTATCAGTTACAAACCATTGATTTCATTGGTGGCACGACGCTATTAGTATTGGTTGGGCTGAGCATCGCCGTCTGGTTGACGGGAATTATCGTCAAACCAACTGCACTCAGATATCGCGAGCTTAGTCATTGA
- a CDS encoding NADPH-dependent FMN reductase gives MFKIAIILGSTRSQANGRALFNHLKLIIDQLPTHSTIHYQFLDLANYQLPFFDEPEPPMANPHRELPANQQQWLTDMASADGYIILTPEYNHAMPAGLKNAFDFLAFEGARKPAKIISYSDNMRGGQFGAAALVPVLQRLGMVVLPKPTPIGNVPQTLQSNGHFIDNAPLSKRYDHALHQALTEITYYTTVLTTTPFPTN, from the coding sequence ATGTTTAAAATTGCAATCATCTTAGGGAGTACTCGGTCACAAGCTAACGGCCGCGCTTTATTTAACCATCTAAAATTAATCATTGACCAATTACCGACTCATTCTACGATTCACTACCAATTTTTAGATTTGGCCAACTATCAGCTTCCCTTTTTCGATGAACCCGAGCCACCGATGGCGAACCCGCACCGCGAGCTACCTGCTAACCAGCAGCAATGGCTAACCGATATGGCTAGTGCGGACGGTTACATTATCCTGACACCCGAATACAATCACGCGATGCCAGCTGGATTGAAAAACGCCTTCGATTTTTTGGCATTCGAAGGCGCCCGTAAACCAGCTAAGATTATCTCATATTCTGACAATATGCGGGGCGGTCAATTTGGGGCAGCCGCACTAGTTCCAGTTTTACAACGATTAGGAATGGTCGTATTACCTAAGCCAACACCGATCGGTAACGTACCGCAAACCCTACAAAGTAACGGTCATTTTATCGATAACGCGCCCCTGAGCAAACGCTACGATCATGCACTTCACCAAGCTTTGACTGAAATCACCTACTATACCACGGTTCTTACCACTACGCCGTTTCCAACCAATTAA